In Panicum virgatum strain AP13 chromosome 4N, P.virgatum_v5, whole genome shotgun sequence, a single window of DNA contains:
- the LOC120669190 gene encoding uncharacterized protein LOC120669190: MTGPLGRPYAEDVLGGRNKLGNPSGAGRSRGSTTGSMFSGAVCAVAVVAAPSSPALAGSGRRVSSTTGADSTSVTPSTPALKGSEARVSPSLWLAGCSCAFPPAPPSLAYGWAMLPAPPLPASTSGWVALSAPPRLASSSALARAAATAPLRPVSFLPSHAQACWADRPPQATASRSFTASASRAVSPPVEGCSAECGIACTPVLRALVGARRAASLVVSL; this comes from the coding sequence ATGAccgggcccctcggacgtccctaCGCCGAGGATGTCCTCGGAGGCCGAAATAAACTCGGCAATCCGAGCGGCGCTGGTCGCAGTCGCGGCTCCACCACCGGCTCCATGTTCTCCGGCGCCGTTTGCGCCGTCGCCGTTGTAGCAGCACCCTCGTCCCCGGCCCTCGCGGGCTCCGGGAGGCGGGTCTCTTCCACCACCGGCGCCGACTCCACGTCCGTGAccccctcgaccccagccctcaaGGGCTCAGAGGCGAGGGTCTCCCCCTCTCTTTGGCTGGCGGGGTGCTCCTGCGCTTTCCCACCAGCTCCTCCTTCTCTTGCTTACGGCTGGGCGATGCTGCCCGCTCCGCCCTTGCCAGCTTCGACATCCGGCTGGGTGGCGctctccgcgccgccccggctggcctcctcctcggcgttGGCCCGGGCggccgccacagcgccgctccGGCCAGTGTCATTTTTGCCCTCCCATGCTCAGGCTTGTTGGGCCGACAGGCCCCCCCAAGCCACCGCCTCTCGGAGCTTCACGGCCTCCGCCTCTAGGGCCGTGTCACCTCCGGTCGAGGGCTGCAGTGCTGAATGCGGCATCGCGTGcaccccggtcttgagggccttggtcggcgcaAGGCGGGCCGCATCCTTGGTGGTTTCCCTGTAG